In the Populus trichocarpa isolate Nisqually-1 chromosome 1, P.trichocarpa_v4.1, whole genome shotgun sequence genome, CTTTTGCTCTGAAACCCTTTGGTAGTCCAACAACTCCTTTTGGTGCACAAACAGGGAGTTCCATATTTGGGGGCACTTCTACTGGTATGTTTGGTGCACCCCAAACTTCTTCATTCTCTGCCACAAATGCTTTTGGTAGCTCAACGCCTGCTTTTGGAGCATCTACTACCCCTGCATTTGGTAGTTCGTCATCATCAGCATTTGGTggtaagtgtttatttttattccaataACTGGTTGTCCTTTTTCACTCTGTATCTATTCGTGGGTTATGATTTTGCTCTATAGAAGTGagatgatgtttttgtattggAAATATATATGGATTGTTGATCTAACTCAAGAGTTGTGGTAAAAAATTGTCTTGGAAGCCTTATACAAGATcaagttttttcatttctcaGAAAAGCAAATGTGCTAGGAGTGATATAGTTGCACTGTATATTGCTTATCCTTCTTAGCTCTGAACACTTGTAGTTTTTCCCTAGTCTTTATGCTCATTGTTTCATCttgttttcttcattgaaaCTGGTAGATGATGAGATTTGATTATGATACGATATCTTTGCTATTTCATCTTTTGCatgtgcatgtttttttttactactcGTCATTGTCTCTAGCAGACCTATACTTGCTTGTTTATTCTTTGTAACCTGGTTCTCTTGCCTTTTCAGTGTCTATCTTCATCTGTCTTCCCTCCTAGCATCTGTATATCTAGACAAACACATGCATGTATACACACACAGTTGCTCGCGCGCGCACTTTAAGTTCGTATTAGTATACTTCATCTGATTCTGTTATTTTCTGGTTTGATGAATGGACAATGCTTTCTCATTCTAACTATTTATTCTTTTAGCAGGTTCTTCTGTTTTTGGTCAGAAGCCCTTCGGAGGCTTTGGGTCTACCACTCAAACAAGTCCATTTGGAAACACAAATCAACAGCCACAGCCAGGCTTTGGGTCTACCACTCAAACGAGTCCTTTTGGAAACACAAATCAGCAGCCACAGCCAGGCTTTGGAAACACAAATCAGCAGCCACAGCCAGGCTTTGGGTCTACCACTCAAACAAGTCCGTTTGGAAACACAAATCAGCAGCCACAGCCAGGCTTTGGAAACACAAATCAGCAGCCACAGCCAGGCTTTGGAAACAATAGTTTATTTGGTTCAACACCTTTTGGTGCGCCATCTCAGTCTGCATTTGGTGCTGCTAGTACTCCAGCCTTTGGTACGACGACTGCCCCAGCCTTTGGTGCCACAAGCACCACTCCAGCCTTTGGTTCCACAAGCACCACTCCAGCCTTTGGCGCCCCAAGCACCACTCCAGCCTTTGGCTCAACAGCAACTCCAGGTTTTGGTAGTACAGGAGCTTCCTATACCAGTTCGCCACTGTTTGGAGCTGGTGGAGCTTTTGGAACTTCCACTTCAGTTTTTGGATCTTCAGCTACTACACCTGCTTTTGGGGGTTTGACTGGTTCTGGCTTTGGCACTCCAACCACTTCTGCCTTTGGGGCTACAACTACTTCTGCCTTTGGGGCTACATCTTCCCCATCCTTTACGTTTTCATCAAGTCCAGGTTTTGGCCAATCAACTTCTACTTTTGGGAGCAGCCCATTTGGAAGTACTACATCTACTTTTCCTGCCCAGCCTTCTCCCTTTGGTGAGCCATATTTAAGTCTATTGTTTTGCAATTTGCAGCAAGGTCTATCTTaataatgagatttttttatctagagTAAAAGGAACTTGAGTGgcttatacttttttatttattcattgcataactactttttttatgatatgGTATGCAGGAGCTCAGCCTACAACATCAGCATTTGGAAACACTGGCTTTGCCCAGCCAGGGTTTGGGGGGCACCGTCCTGGAACTAGAGCAGCACCTTATGCAGAAACTGCTGAGGCAGAAGGTGGTGCACAGGCTGGAAAATTAGTGTCAATATCAGCCATGCCTGCCTACAAAGATAAAAGCCATGAAGAGCTAAGGTGGGAGGACTATCAATTGGGAGACAAAGGTAATTTGTTTGTGATTACATTGAAAATTTCTGGACATTTTTATTCTCATTGCTAATAACAATGACACACACGCATGCATATGTTTTCCGATAACTAATGCAGTAATATTGAATTACAGGTGGACCGCTTCCTCCTGGTCAATCTCCTGGTGGGGCTGGATATAGCATGTCTACCCCACAGGCGAATCCTTTTGCTCCTTCAACTGGACTTGGTCAAACATCTACAAATATGTTTTCTTCAACAGCCACAAACCTGTTTGCTCCAAAAACTCAAACATCTACACCTTCATTCACCACCGCCTCCCCTTTTGGCCCTTCAACGTCATCCAACCTCTTTCAGCCATCAACACCTGCATTCTCAGTTGGTTCATCTCCATCTCTTTTTGGATCAACAAGCATGCCTAATTTTAGTACAACACCATCCTTGTTTAGTTCTACTACAGGCCAAGGAAATGCTTCACCATTTGGTTCCAATATGTTTAATAACACTCAATCATCTCTCTCATTCCCATCTACCACACCTTCAATGGGGCAGACAACTGCATTTCCACAGTCCAATCCATTTGGACCAAGTACCACCAGTTCCTTGTTCAATAGCCCTGCTACTGGCGGCCTTTTCTCAAGCACTCAATCTCAGATAACTCCAAACCTTGGGGGGTTTAATCAAATGACTGTGagtaacaaattaaattactgATTCCTTTATCATcatatttaatttcttcattttattagcAGAAATAATGGTATTGAGGATAATCAGATTTCATTCCTTCCCAAGCAACTTAAATTTTCCGTTCTGTCCCTCATATTTATTTCAAAGCCTTTCTGCTTGTGTACATCAGTGAaagtggaataaaaaaattaaaaaacaagacatCCAAATCGGAAATTCATTTTTGCAATTTATGTTGCTTGTTATGATTTGTTTGCAGCATGTGTGTATTTGTATGTGATTCAAGTTCCAGTATCAGCACATTTGGTAAATTTTTATCTCTAACAATCATTTTATATGTAGCCATCTCAACCAGCTCAGAATGCAGGTATTTTTTCCTTGAACTTCAGTCAGACACAAGcaggtatttttttcattatttaattcttAAGCATTTAGTTTATGGTGCTGACATTAGTTGTCTGCTATTTTGCAGCTGGTAACAGTGGCTTTGCTGGTGTATCAAGTAATTTTGGACAACCGTATGTCTTTGCTTCACTGCCTATAGTTAGTGCTTCTGTATCCATGTTTTCATGGGTGTCCATATCATGTATGCCAAATGGATAGGAGACATTTGCTCCTTTCTGCTCTGTATTGCTTATGTTGCTTCATCTAGACAGGCTTCTTGTTTGTTCTTAACATATGCACTCAGGATGCAGTGTTCTGTTACCCATCTTTTTCATGATAGGAGACATTTGCTCCTTTCTGCTCTGTATTGCTTATGTTGCTTCATCTAGACAGGCTTCTTGTTTGTTCTTAACATATGCACTCAGTATGCAGTGCTCTGTTACCCATCTTTTTTATGATACACTCAAGAATGCTTTTCTGTTTAACAGGTTTACCACACAAAATGCTGTTGCTGTACAACCAGTGCCTATTACAAATCCATTTGGAACACTTCCTGCAATGCCTCAAGTGTCCTTTGGTCGAGCTGGAACTACACCTTCAGTTCAATATGGAATCTCCACTATGCCTGTAACTATAAACTGTCCTGAATTTGTATACTCTAGGGTGTCgttgattttttacttttttgttttcttaatgcAAATAAGATTTGCCACTTCTTTATTATGCTTCTGTGTTATTCCCTGTCATTCTTGTGTCTACAAAATTTAATTGGAGAAATAACAGTGATTCTGGTTCTTTGTTTTCTGTCAGGTTGTTGAGAAACCCTCTCCCATTAGAATATCATCTTTATTGACTTCTAGGCACTTGTCACAGAGGAGGATCAGGTTGCCCATGAGGAAATATTATCCTAAGCATGATGGACCAAAGGTGATGAGAtttactaaatttgttttttaaaatggctATTTTGATTGCCTTACCTATAACTGGATTTACAGGGACAGGAGGTTGCATATTGACTTATTTCTTTGCCCAACTATTGCATTCAGGTTCCATTTTtcagtgatgaagaagaaacaCCCAGCACACCGAAGGCAGATGCTCTTTTCATTCCAAGGGAAAACCCAAGAGCTCTAGTCATTCGTCCTATGGACCAGTGGCCTTCAAGGGAAAGTGCAGAGAAAGCATCTCCATTGAATGCATCAGCACCTGTACACGAGAACGGTAAATTTCCAAGTGAATAATGCTACCATCATTCTCTTGctgtatatgtgtgtgtgttggcATTGGTTGGGCTACTGTGATTGACTCGGTTATTCCAGTGCACGagactttattttctttccatttctaGTTATCATATTGCATTATTGTtactttaaaaatgatttttttttttttttttttgtattgttacAATCCAAATTTAGCCTAGTACCTTCTTTTATCCAGGAAAATTTTCAGTATCAGAAGATGCTTGTCCCTCAAATGGTTCCACTGCTGGTGATAAAAATAGTAAGATATTGTTTCTTTTATAATGTGCACCACCCTTCATTTGTGCTGGTATATGTTGCTGGTATATGTTGAAGGGTTGCATCTTGACTACTTAATAAGATCTTTTGGGAGGTAGCTGGTATATTCAAACTTCTACTTGGAACTTCATGTGACAACCAATTTGAGAACTTCCATCTGAGGAAGTCTACTGAAAGTTGAAGTACTCAGCTTCTAATGCCATTTTCTCCAACAGGCACACTTTTCCATGGAAACGTAGCTTTTCTCCATTTATTGCATGTTTAATTTTACCTCATAGCAGACATCTTGTGCATTATTAACCTCCAGGCAAATAGAATGCCggaatttgttaatttaatcaatttcttaatttaaccGAAAGGAAGAAAGTTGCTTTGGGCAATGGGTTCTGTAGTCCCTctatggatttatttttatttgcttgtgCTCATGCCTACTTATTGTGCAGAAAATTCAGCTGAGAATGGTGTAATCAAGGAGCAAGTTAAAGTCAACCAGAAACCTAATGGAGTCCATGAGGATCATGCGACTCAGAAAGAGGAGTCCTACATGACACTTAGTGGTCACAGAGCTGGTGAGGCTGCAATTGTGTATGAGCATGGAGCGGATATTGAGGCACTAATGCCAAAACTCCGACGTTCTGACTATTTCACCGAGCCTCGTATCCAGGAACTGGCAGCCAAGGAGAGGGCTAGACCGGGATTCTGCCGACATGTTAAGGATTTTGTGGTTGGAAGGCATGGCTATGGAAGCATCAAGTTCCTGGTTGAAACAGATGTTCGAAGGCTTGATCTTGAGTCCCTTGTTCAGTTTAATAACCGTGAAGTTATCGTGTACATGGATGATAGCAAGAAACCGCCTGTCGGACAGGGTCTCAACAAGCCTGCTGAGGTAACACTTCTCAACATAAAATGCATCGACAAAAAGACTGGACGGCAGTTCACAGAAGGACCAAAAATCGAGAGATACAAGGAGATGCTCAAAAGAAAAGCTGAAGACCAAGGCGCCGAATTTGTTTCTTATGACCCTGTTAAAGGAGAGTGGAAGTTCAAGGTCAACCATTTCAGCAAGTACATGCTGGAGGATGAAGGGGAGGAGGATTGGGATGTTGTGCAAGCTACCTGTAATAAAGTTGATGACTGCTTGGTACTGAAGGAGTGATGcaagggtttttcttttcttttcttttcttttctttgtcacGGAGGAGGGCTGTGCTTGTACAGTATTGACCTAAATTGTGATATATTTAGTGTGATTAATGTGGCTGTGTATCActggcttttctttctttcttttttcttcaagtagttgatttttatttatttttttagtgaaattgatatcttttattgtatttgaaattCCTATGctagtttttattctttgtgcattacttttaaatattacatTGTATTATTCACATTATCATCCGtataaccaaataaattaaaatatatatattaacaaactTGAAAATGAAATCTTAAATCCTAGATTCAAATGAAAAGCTTTTCAGttgacatttaatttattccttttgagaataatttaatatttaatacctATTCAGTAAACCAGCATATTTTAAGCAAGAGCTAGAACAATTGTATTTGATATTTTGGGTAATAAAACATGGAATATTTCTATCACTCCAAGGCCTTTGTTACTTTGTTTCATGGCTATATACATACATGGATGCAGATCTAGTAATTGTCATTGCCAACGCAAAGAATACTGTGCCATCAGAGATGCCAATATTGAAAGAACAGTCAGTCCTCTAGCAAGCACAGGCTTTCCTAACTTACTGAGAAGTAATGCACACAAAAGCATAATCAGGAGCAAGTTGCTAAATCTTTCAACTTTATTACAACTGTTCTAGAGAATCAAGAAACatggaaatataaaatttcttccGACAAGGGGTGAAGGTCCGATACGTTaaacaaaatgatgaagaaCAATCACAACAGATGCAAGGCATTAAGAACAATCCATCCAAATGGAGCATCAAATCACAAAAAGAGATTGGGCGTCGCGAGTTCCAATATGCATTCCTCAATTTAGCAATGGTCCCTGCCGGTGCTACTTGTGTTGCTTTTTCCTCTTTATTGAAGTCTTCTTCTTGGAAGGCTTCCTCTTGGTCTGCAGATTCAGTTCTGGTGCACTATTTGATTGTTCAGTTCGTGGTTCTTCTGGTAAACTGCAGTGCAGAAACTTCTTGCTGTTAGGGTTGCAGAACAGCTTCAGCATCTTCCTCCCCCTCATCCATTTAAGCATTATCTTCATGTGTGTTTTGCTATTTAATCCACTAATATTTGCTTCCTGTTATACAACAGCAAGTAAAATGTGAAGCCCACAAATGGacaaaaaaatgtaatttaaatCGAACTATTTCTTTAGTGACTTTTCCTAAATGTAACTAACGATGTACTAttacaaaaacataataatagaTTTGGGTACAAGGTGAATTTTAATGCAAAAAGAACATAATGTCATCAGCAGCCAGATAAGTTCATCATTTGGTTAAACCTAAATTTGCAACCACGGCACGGATAAGACATTGAAAAGCCAAGTGGTGTAGGTCAAAGAAGTAACATTTAAGATCTCTTTGTCTAGATAAGTTGGAGAACATGTGTACTCTTCTTCAATTGTGATTGCAGTAGGAAGTGTGCAGTTTCAGCTAAAAGTAGGAGCGAAAAGGCCATTCACTGCCACATTTTTTTCTCgctaaaaatccaaaattgatGCTGAAATGTTCATCGCGATTCATAATTGGCAATGATATTTCAAAAAGGATGTTCAATTCTATGTCAACAAGCGGATGTTCTCAGCTCTATGAAACATCACATGAACGAACAAAAACATCTGTTGTAACCAGATAGATTACAAATCCATTAACCATAAACTCACTAGATAAATTCTACAATTGCATATGCATAAGAACCAAAACATCCTATAAGACATTCAAGTAATCAAACTCATTGCAGAAACCTAAAACTCAAACCCATCAAGCCTCCATAATCCATATCTACCCAAGAAGGACACAAAAGCAATGCTCTTGAATTATAACACAATAATTACAATCACATTCCCTGAAATGAAGCACCCAACTTCTGCAAGAATCTGAAATCATAACCaaccaagtttgcatcttttgAACCATTCCAAGTCAACTATTCTCCCATTTCACAGAAAACCCATCAAGAATATCAACAAACCAATCAAGAGAACACTAAGAATCATTCAAAACAAGAACAGACACGCACATTTATAACAAATCCTAACACTAATacattaaaagagagagaaagaagtgACCTTGGCTTGATTCCAGGTATTGGAAACAGTGAGAGGACCATGTTCTTTGATGACTTGATAAAGAGACTGAGCAATAGAAGCAGCTTCAGAAAATGGAACCTTAGGGTTTATCCTCTTCACATCCACTGCTCTTGCTCTTGAGAAATGCCtcactatttgattttttacaattgacccaatattactaccaccaccaccaccaccaccacctagTCCTCCACGAAACCACATCTTATTGAACCCCCAACTTGGCCTGAATGATTTTGATATCTCCTCTGTTTTGGCAGCGCTGAAGGTATTTGTAGCAGGGTTTTACACTAGACTGGCAATTATGATCACGTGAGACTCGCGTGGAGGATTTGCTATATTTTATAGTTTGGATAATCTTCATTCCAGTCCCTAAACTCATGGGTAAATATACAATTTGTCCTATCCTCGCAAATGTCAGTGAAATGCAATGGACAAGTCCATCCCTTTGGGCTTTGAGTGCATATTCTCTCCTCGATTTGTCCGTGATGCTCTGTTTTGATCTAGAtgtttttgaagtatttttttgttttgagatatataaaataatatatatttttattttttaagataaatatattaaaaagatttttaaaaaaattccaaaaatacaGCGTTGCCAAACAAGCTcgtatgtaaaagaaaaaaatgttaatgctGAATGCATCTTAAAACCCTTCACTGTTGTCGTTGTCTAGGTGCAAAGAAGTTTTTCCCTCTTGGCTTGCTGCTGCCAAACCTCCAAAACGTGAAAGAGATTGGAGACAAGAATTGCTGGgaatggaggagataatagcAACAGAAGGGGAGGTAAAGTGGGTGAATAAAGCAGCAGTATCTGCCAATCAAGCCATTACAGCCTCCCAAAACATTACCGTGAAGCATTGTCTGAACCTGAGGAGGATGCCACTCTCTCTACCGTTGCTTGACAATGTCCAACCATCTCCTCCCCCTTCTCTTCGAATAATGGAGTAATGCTAAGGATGTCCTTCGACCCTTCATAAGGGTTTTGGAATAACCTTCTCAAGTCTCAACATCTTCATGAGTTTAGTGGTAAGCATTCATCCTCAGTCATCTGATCAgctttttcatcttcttcttttcatctCTTTGCTTCTTAGCTCTTTTTTATGCCCCTGATGGACTAACCCCATGTTTCTgcttatttcttttcaattttgctgTGATTGGTTAGTTTGTGTTCCATTGTTATGATAGGATATGCTTCCAAGCAAAGGCTcagtcttttcttcttttttttccatttatgcTTTCCGCTTGTGTGATGTTTTATGAAACAATGTAACCTTGCATTTAATGTTGTATATCTATTTGCAATATGgcttatgaaactcaattttatgttattcttaaaataaaaattgaaataacaagaaacaaaattaatattaaaaaacagagcctctttttatttatattgttaaaaaaggcacaaaaaaaattaatttggccTTTCGAGTTTCGTTTTTTGCATGTTTGGTCTTTGTTCTTTAAGGTATTTACAATTCATCCTAAACATCTTTTCATTCCTTGAATGTGGAATGGAATGTTTTAGGATTGAAGACCTTTGAAGACGGTTTGTATTTTGAAtctcttctaattttttaataaagcaCTAGAGGGCAAGAAAAGCCCTTTCTGCAGCTTCCTGTAGAGAAGCTGCTCATCTTTTCTATTATGGAGTGGTTGCGGGCGACATGCGTCTAAACAATCATCCATTTCAAGACCAGTAAACTTTGTATCACTCCAAGAGGTTTAATGCAATCACTCTTCcatcttcaagaaaaaaaagaaaaaaggaaaagaaatggagaGATTTTTACTACCATCATCCATTACTCAAGTTTTTTCAGTTCTAAATATCTACAAAAATCCAACACAACATATATAAATGCTCACATGAAAAGGTTTGGATATGATATCTTGCGTTTTGTTAGTGTCCTAGAATACAAGAGACAAATACAGAAAGGTTTAGTTGGAGGGACAAAGACTGGAcaattttgaagtgaatttttATCCTTTCAAAACAGGAAAGACAGGGGGACATGTCCTTTCAATCTCAACtgtctttttctcttttatcacTAGACAAGAGACAATAACCAAACAGCACTAAGTATCTAACAAGTGTATCATTGAATCCTAGGAATCATTATGATGGCAAGACACACAAGGTATATCATTCTTTGTATTCCTCAACTCTTGTAGACATTTCAATGGCTATTTTTCACTCGATTCATATTTGTGAATTATGCAGAAAAATGAAAACCCtttttgcataaacacgtgatCATTTCCTTTGTTCATGGTAGCGTGTCCCTCTGACTTACAATTCATGAAGTGTATGTTCTAGCAGAAGCGAGTTTTGACTCTAAAAAGAGGTCGCTTGAAGATCTCCAAAGCTTCTCTGCAAGTCTGATATTGTGTGATAGTGCGGAAGAGTTCAGAGTCCTGCCCTTTCCACCAAAAAAGTACACTCCAGATATTTCCTGAGATGAACAAAACAAGTTTGctgaaaaaaaatgacagatGACATGTTAATTTGAATTTGCTGGATAAAATTAGATCTCTCTCTATAACAATGAACAGTGAGAAAAGGGCGAGGAAACAGAATTTCCTGTTTGAAATGCCTTCAAGATGGTGTTTCTATCGCAAATGTGCAAGAGGAATCATTACCAAACTGTTATAGTTCTCAACTAAAAAAGAggtaagaaatatttttgtggcaaaatcaactaaaaaaccACATAAAATCCTCACAAATGAATTATTTCTGTTCATGATAAgcatttttaagaaaaagaagagaagtagCAGAATCCTCACTCTACATCAGAGTAACCAGCCACTATAATACCAGCTTCTTTAAACCACAAGAATCCAAAGACCAATCCTTCTCAGACGATGATTTCTAATTTTCATCAAGGAAATACCATGCATTTTACCCAAGGTTCAAAATCACCACAAGGACAGAAAAAGGgttgattaaattattaaacatgagAGCAACCGCAAGAACTTACTGGTGGAGCAAGAGCAGCATCAATAACAGAGCTAGCCCCCTCTTCAGGTGACTGCAAAAGGCCCAGAAGGTTGAGCGCTATAAATGTCATACGGGAAATATAAGAAGGGAGTTCTCGCATGATATTGGTTTCCACTGCTCCAGGATCGGCTGCACTTCAATAGTAAAcagaaccaaaagaaataatttcaGTTTGAAGTAATcatgaacataattttttattttgacaaagaacatgatatttttaacatttcagTGAAAAGGGAACTAATTACTAAAGCAGAAGACTAGACATTCCTTAAGACAAATGAGATGCTTATGCATGAGAACAAATGATTTGTATGCATAGGATGAAATATGTGGATACATAGCCACTAGCAAACAGATGAAGAAAGGATAGTAGGAATACATGAGTACATTCAAACAGTGATAATAATAGAATTAACATCTAATTTCCACTCTAAAGTTTGAATGCAGTAATTAAATAACCAAGAAACAAACATgccaaagtaaaaaatacatacataaCAGAGACTTTGCAAGATTCATCTGTCGAGTGAAGTTGCCGGTGAAGCTCATATGAGAACATCAGGAGACATACTAACGCCA is a window encoding:
- the LOC18096000 gene encoding nuclear pore complex protein NUP98A isoform X5, whose protein sequence is MFGASNPFGQSSNSPFGTTQPVFGQASNVSSGPFALKPFGSPTTPFGAQTGSSIFGGTSTGMFGAPQTSSFSATNAFGSSTPAFGASTTPAFGSSSSSAFGAGSSVFGQKPFGGFGSTTQTSPFGNTNQQPQPGFGSTTQTSPFGNTNQQPQPGFGNTNQQPQPGFGSTTQTSPFGNTNQQPQPGFGNTNQQPQPGFGNNSLFGSTPFGAPSQSAFGAASTPAFGTTTAPAFGATSTTPAFGSTSTTPAFGAPSTTPAFGSTATPGFGSTGASYTSSPLFGAGGAFGTSTSVFGSSATTPAFGGLTGSGFGTPTTSAFGATTTSAFGATSSPSFTFSSSPGFGQSTSTFGSSPFGSTTSTFPAQPSPFGAQPTTSAFGNTGFAQPGFGGHRPGTRAAPYAETAEAEGGAQAGKLVSISAMPAYKDKSHEELRWEDYQLGDKGGPLPPGQSPGGAGYSMSTPQANPFAPSTGLGQTSTNMFSSTATNLFAPKTQTSTPSFTTASPFGPSTSSNLFQPSTPAFSVGSSPSLFGSTSMPNFSTTPSLFSSTTGQGNASPFGSNMFNNTQSSLSFPSTTPSMGQTTAFPQSNPFGPSTTSSLFNSPATGGLFSSTQSQITPNLGGFNQMTPSQPAQNAAGNSGFAGVSSNFGQPFTTQNAVAVQPVPITNPFGTLPAMPQVSFGRAGTTPSVQYGISTMPVVEKPSPIRISSLLTSRHLSQRRIRLPMRKYYPKHDGPKVPFFSDEEETPSTPKADALFIPRENPRALVIRPMDQWPSRESAEKASPLNASAPVHENGKFSVSEDACPSNGSTAGDKNKNSAENGVIKEQVKVNQKPNGVHEDHATQKEESYMTLSGHRAGEAAIVYEHGADIEALMPKLRRSDYFTEPRIQELAAKERARPGFCRHVKDFVVGRHGYGSIKFLVETDVRRLDLESLVQFNNREVIVYMDDSKKPPVGQGLNKPAEVTLLNIKCIDKKTGRQFTEGPKIERYKEMLKRKAEDQGAEFVSYDPVKGEWKFKVNHFSKYMLEDEGEEDWDVVQATCNKVDDCLVLKE
- the LOC18096000 gene encoding nuclear pore complex protein NUP98A isoform X6, whose product is MFGASNPFGQSSNSPFGTTQPVFGQASNVSSGPFALKPFGSPTTPFGAQTGSSIFGGTSTGMFGAPQTSSFSATNAFGSSTPAFGASTTPAFGSSSSSAFGAGSSVFGQKPFGGFGSTTQTSPFGNTNQQPQPGFGSTTQTSPFGNTNQQPQPGFGNTNQQPQPGFGSTTQTSPFGNTNQQPQPGFGNTNQQPQPGFGNNSLFGSTPFGAPSQSAFGAASTPAFGTTTAPAFGATSTTPAFGSTSTTPAFGAPSTTPAFGSTATPGFGSTGASYTSSPLFGAGGAFGTSTSVFGSSATTPAFGGLTGSGFGTPTTSAFGATTTSAFGATSSPSFTFSSSPGFGQSTSTFGSSPFGSTTSTFPAQPSPFGAQPTTSAFGNTGFAQPGFGGHRPGTRAAPYAETAEAEGGAQAGKLVSISAMPAYKDKSHEELRWEDYQLGDKGGPLPPGQSPGGAGYSMSTPQANPFAPSTGLGQTSTNMFSSTATNLFAPKTQTSTPSFTTASPFGPSTSSNLFQPSTPAFSVGSSPSLFGSTSMPNFSTTPSLFSSTTGQGNASPFGSNMFNNTQSSLSFPSTTPSMGQTTAFPQSNPFGPSTTSSLFNSPATGGLFSSTQSQITPNLGGFNQMTPSQPAQNAGIFSLNFSQTQAAGNSGFAGVSSNFGQPFTTQNAVAVQPVPITNPFGTLPAMPQVSFGRAGTTPSVQYGISTMPVVEKPSPIRISSLLTSRHLSQRRIRLPMRKYYPKHDGPKVPFFSDEEETPSTPKADALFIPRENPRALVIRPMDQWPSRESAEKASPLNASAPVHENENSAENGVIKEQVKVNQKPNGVHEDHATQKEESYMTLSGHRAGEAAIVYEHGADIEALMPKLRRSDYFTEPRIQELAAKERARPGFCRHVKDFVVGRHGYGSIKFLVETDVRRLDLESLVQFNNREVIVYMDDSKKPPVGQGLNKPAEVTLLNIKCIDKKTGRQFTEGPKIERYKEMLKRKAEDQGAEFVSYDPVKGEWKFKVNHFSKYMLEDEGEEDWDVVQATCNKVDDCLVLKE
- the LOC18096000 gene encoding nuclear pore complex protein NUP98A isoform X9 — translated: MFGASNPFGQSSNSPFGTTQPVFGQASNVSSGPFALKPFGSPTTPFGAQTGSSIFGGTSTGMFGAPQTSSFSATNAFGSSTPAFGASTTPAFGSSSSSAFGAGSSVFGQKPFGGFGSTTQTSPFGNTNQQPQPGGFGSTTQTSPFGNTNQQPQPGFGNTNQQPQPGFGNNSLFGSTPFGAPSQSAFGAASTPAFGTTTAPAFGATSTTPAFGSTSTTPAFGAPSTTPAFGSTATPGFGSTGASYTSSPLFGAGGAFGTSTSVFGSSATTPAFGGLTGSGFGTPTTSAFGATTTSAFGATSSPSFTFSSSPGFGQSTSTFGSSPFGSTTSTFPAQPSPFGAQPTTSAFGNTGFAQPGFGGHRPGTRAAPYAETAEAEGGAQAGKLVSISAMPAYKDKSHEELRWEDYQLGDKGGPLPPGQSPGGAGYSMSTPQANPFAPSTGLGQTSTNMFSSTATNLFAPKTQTSTPSFTTASPFGPSTSSNLFQPSTPAFSVGSSPSLFGSTSMPNFSTTPSLFSSTTGQGNASPFGSNMFNNTQSSLSFPSTTPSMGQTTAFPQSNPFGPSTTSSLFNSPATGGLFSSTQSQITPNLGGFNQMTPSQPAQNAGIFSLNFSQTQAAGNSGFAGVSSNFGQPFTTQNAVAVQPVPITNPFGTLPAMPQVSFGRAGTTPSVQYGISTMPVVEKPSPIRISSLLTSRHLSQRRIRLPMRKYYPKHDGPKVPFFSDEEETPSTPKADALFIPRENPRALVIRPMDQWPSRESAEKASPLNASAPVHENGKFSVSEDACPSNGSTAGDKNKNSAENGVIKEQVKVNQKPNGVHEDHATQKEESYMTLSGHRAGEAAIVYEHGADIEALMPKLRRSDYFTEPRIQELAAKERARPGFCRHVKDFVVGRHGYGSIKFLVETDVRRLDLESLVQFNNREVIVYMDDSKKPPVGQGLNKPAEVTLLNIKCIDKKTGRQFTEGPKIERYKEMLKRKAEDQGAEFVSYDPVKGEWKFKVNHFSKYMLEDEGEEDWDVVQATCNKVDDCLVLKE